The following coding sequences are from one Musa acuminata AAA Group cultivar baxijiao chromosome BXJ1-6, Cavendish_Baxijiao_AAA, whole genome shotgun sequence window:
- the LOC103988995 gene encoding uncharacterized protein LOC103988995, with amino-acid sequence MNCVLHLKPHLRISMNGHRPVRSPTPPSPPPPPSKLQSNSSPLNHAPTAATVKSEAPTPVEKEKAEAIPDAELPRWLLLGGASLGLALLLMGIDPQRQALALGPEGPLMEEFWDNVRRYVLYALTVSTGAIYTISQPIIELLKNPITAVLIIVVLAGAFYLLSQVLSAMVGISEFSYDYAY; translated from the coding sequence ATGAACTGCGTCCTCCACCTCAAGCCTCACCTTCGCATCTCGATGAATGGCCACCGCCCCGTTCGATCCCCtacaccaccatcaccaccaccaccaccttcaaAGCTCCAATCGAACTCATCACCCCTCAATCACGCACCAACAGCAGCCACCGTCAAATCCGAGGCCCCGACACCcgtggaaaaggagaaagcggAAGCCATCCCTGACGCTGAGCTCCCGAGGTGGTTGCTCCTCGGTGGCGCTTCTCTCGGCCTCGCGCTTCTTCTCATGGGGATCGACCCGCAGCGCCAGGCTCTGGCCCTGGGGCCCGAAGGCCCTCTGATGGAGGAGTTCTGGGACAACGTCCGGCGGTACGTCCTGTACGCCCTCACGGTCAGCACCGGAGCCATCTACACCATATCGCAGCCTATCATTGAGCTGCTGAAGAACCCCATCACTGCCGTTCTCATCATCGTCGTGTTGGCCGGCGCTTTCTACCTCCTGTCTCAGGTGTTGAGCGCCATGGTCGGTATCTCCGAGTTCTCTTATGACTATGCATATTGA
- the LOC135677801 gene encoding uncharacterized protein LOC135677801 has product MLQPLVDQMAIPCFPSHARVVAISLCLLLLFSFWSCCRSHLASAFLATLFVLVLSTSLPFSLPRIRQLVKSDSIQKPSPADQVFADKKVDAAVAGSGEGELTHTWTSSDSGTPDSLSRSASQFSNFDDDDDESLPEDACHSTESSEDSISDDENLIEISLPDGHFVAPEKPKALMKPLPDTRRGFLTNLLPDSVLRQQGLMELLSEINEEDNLIEIDITRGSIKYSREGIKA; this is encoded by the coding sequence ATGCTTCAACCACTGGTTGATCAAATGGCAATTCCTTGCTTCCCCAGCCATGCTAGAGTGGTGGCCATCTCACTGTGTCTCCTCCTCCTGTTTAGCTTCTGGAGTTGTTGCAGGAGTCATTTGGCTTCAGCATTTCTTGCCACCTTGTTCGTTCTGGTGCTCTCCACTTCTCTTCCGTTCTCTTTGCCAAGGATCAGGCAGCTCGTCAAGTCCGACTCGATCCAGAAACCATCACCAGCTGACCAAGTTTTTGCTGACAAGAAGGTCGACGCAGCAGTCGCCGGGTCTGGAGAGGGAGAGTTGACGCACACTTGGACTTCATCCGACAGCGGCACACCGGATAGTCTAAGTCGAAGCGCGTCGCAGTTCTCCAacttcgacgacgacgacgacgagtctCTGCCGGAGGATGCTTGCCACTCGACGGAAAGCTCCGAGGATTCCATATCCGACGACGAGAACCTCATCGAGATCTCGCTCCCCGATGGCCATTTCGTTGCACCTGAAAAGCCTAAAGCGCTGATGAAGCCATTGCCGGATACGAGGAGAggattcctgacgaaccttctgCCGGATTCGGTGCTGAGGCAACAAGGCCTCATGGAGCTCTTATCGGAGATCAACGAAGAGGACAACCTGATCGAGATCGATATAACCAGGGGGTCCATAAAGTACTCGAGAGAGGGAATCAAGGCATAA